CAGCTTGCTGGGTTCTCCTGAGTGCCTTCATAGGCGAGGATGTGCGTGGCAACACGGTCAAGGAACCAGCGATCATGGGTGATCACAACGGCGCAACCAGGGAACTGAAGCAGCGCATTCTCGAGAGATCCCAGAGTCTCGACGTCCAAATCGTTGGTTGGTTCGTCAAGGAGGAGCAAGTTTCCGCCTTGCTTGAGAGTCAACGCCAAGTTCAGACGGTTGCGTTCACCGCCAGAGAGGATTCCTGCCAGTTTCTGCTGATCTGGACCCTTGAAGCCGAATGCTGATACGTAGGCCCGCGAGGGCATCTCCACATTTCCGACCTGAATGAAGTCAAGACCATCGGAGACGACCTCCCACAGCGACTTCTCAGGATCGATTCCGGCGCGCGTCTGGTCCACGTAGGAGATCTTGACGGTTTCGCCGATCTTCAGTTCGCCAGCGTCCAGAGGTTCGAGTCCAACAATCGTCTTGAACAGAGTTGTCTTTCCAACGCCGTTTGGTCCGATAATGCCCACGATGCCGTTGCGTGGCAATGTGAAAGACAATCCGTCAATGAGCGTACGCCCATCGAAGCCCTTCTGAAGGTTATTGGCCTCCAAGACGATGGAACCGAGGCGCGGCCCCGGTGGAATCTGAATCTCTTCGAAGTCAAGCTTGCGGGTGCGTTCGGCTTCCGAAGCCATCTCCTCATAGCGCTCGAGACGAGCCTTGGACTTGGCTTGACGCCCCTTGGCCGAGGAGCGTACCCACTCGAGTTCATCCTTCAGACGCTTGGCGAGCTTCTGATCCTTCTTACCCCGAACCTCGAGTCGCTTTTCCTTGGTTTCAAGGTAAGTGGAGTAGTTACCTTCGTAGGGGTAGAGGCGGCCGCGATCCACTTCTGCGATCCACGATGCAACGTGGTCAAGGAAGTATCGATCGTGGGTCACTGCAATGACTGCGCCAGCATACTGCTGCAGATGCTGTTCCAACCACAGCACCGATTCGGCGTCCAAATGGTTGGTAGGTTCGTCAAGAAGCAGCAAGTCAGGAGCCTCAAGGAGGAGCCGGCACAAGGCCACACGGCGGCGTTCGCCACCAGAAAGAACGTTCACGGGAGTCTCCCCTGGCGGGCAGCGCAATGCATCCATGGCCTGCTGGAGTTGGGCATCCAGATCCCACGCGTTGGCAGCGTCGATCTCCGTTTGTAGCTTACCCATCTCATCCATAAGCGAATCGAAATCAGCGTCCGGATCGGCCATCTCCTCGCCAATCTGGTTGAACCGATGCAGTTTGCCAATCATCTCTGCGCGGCCAAGCTGCACGTTCTCCAGTACCGTCTTGGTCTCATCAAGAGGCGGCTCCTGAAGGAGAATTCCCACCGAATAACCCGGGGCTAGGCGAGCTTCACCATTTGAAGCTTCATCAAGCCCGGCCATGATCTTGAGAATGGTTGACTTGCCCGCTCCGTTCGGACCGACCATACCGATCTTGGCGCCGGGCAAAAACGCCATTGTGACGTCGTCCAAAATCGTCTTGTCACCCACGCGCTTGTACGCGTGGACCATTGAGTAAATGTACTCAGCCACGAAGCTCCATTCCGCCTATTATCCGTGCCGTGCTGGCTGCACCTTTGGTTGGCAGCCCCGTACAAGGATACAGGGCTGCCAACGCAAAGTCGCCTGTGCACTAGTCACTATTCGCGGGCTGGATCTCTACGCCAATGCCTGCAAGACGCCTGCCGCTGATTCCTCCAGCTCCGGCTCCACGGGTTCGGCTATCTCTTCCCCGTGCATAGCGTCCAGAGAGGGTGGCGGAGCCTCGTCATCAGCACTTGCTGCATGCGCTGGCTCACCTTCGATGGGTTCGAGGCTCTGTTTGCGGGTCCGCACGAAGGTTGCCCAGCCCGTGTTCAGATCAATGGCAACCGAATCCGCGGCAATGGCGTAGTCCGTTCGAGTCCGCCCGTCCTTGTCCGTCCACGTTCGTGGGCTGAGCCTGCCACGGATCAGTACCGGGCTTCCCTTATGAATGGAACGGCTGACGTTTTCTGCAAGATCTCCGTAGCATCGCACGGAGTACCACGCGGTGGTCCCATCTGAGTATGTGTTGAGCCTGCGATCAAAGTTGCGGGCTGTGACGCCCACACGAATCACAACAGTGACCCGCCCGGATTCGTTGTGAAAGACCGTTGGATCTGCGCCAGCAAAGCCGCGGATCGTGAGAAAGGTTTCGTTCGACATGTGATGCCCTCCTTTGTTGGTGTGAGGCAAGATTGCCGGAACCACCACATACAAGGAGGCCGAGCGCTTCGAGACTGTGGAAGAGCATCGCGCTGCGCCCGGCTGTGTAACGGGCATTGATCCGAAACAGATCAGGCAGTCAACGCCTCCCGCGTGCGCCGATGCTGATCGAGAATCTTCGCTACTGGCTCGACCAGCTGTTCACTCATCGTCTGGGCAACGGCGGAACGCGCAGCTTCCTCGTATTCCTCTGCAACTCGCCCCGCACGGGACGCTTTCTGCCTTCGGGCAAGCACCCACAGCCCCACAGCAACGGCAACTCCAATAACCGCGAGCGCAAAACGAACACCAAGAACCGCGCTCGGGATCCCCACAACCGCGCACACGATGGCCGCCAAGCCCAAGAGAATTCCAAGTACGGAAACCACAACTCTGGAAAGGACAGGAACGGAGGGCACTGGAACGGCGCGAACCTTGGTGGAAATCGCCCTGCGCAATTTTTCTGGTTCGGGGGCAGCATTGCTCACGGCTTCACGCCACAGTGGAGGCAGATCCACGCGAGCGTGCGCCAACCACGAATCCCGTGTAGCAGCAACCATAGAGGCCGCAGCTTGCTCCGGCTTCGCAAGCGCGGGCCTGCCGAAGATTTGGCCCGCCTGCCGCAAGGATTCCGCCACGGCAGGTATACCGCTAGCATTCACGATTTCGTTGGTGGCAGCCTGCAGGCCTGATCCGTCTATGTCTGGCTCGCAGGCTCCAACGCCCGTGAGAAGGCGTACCCGGATGGCGTCCAGTTCGGCTACAGCGGTAGATAGGCCCGACGCGGTGTCTGCTACAGCAAGCTTCAGCTGTGCCCGCACATCATCAAGCCCCAACCGCAACTTCGCAGAAACGGCGTAGGCAGGAACTCCGTCGAGTCCA
The DNA window shown above is from Changpingibacter yushuensis and carries:
- the ettA gene encoding energy-dependent translational throttle protein EttA yields the protein MAEYIYSMVHAYKRVGDKTILDDVTMAFLPGAKIGMVGPNGAGKSTILKIMAGLDEASNGEARLAPGYSVGILLQEPPLDETKTVLENVQLGRAEMIGKLHRFNQIGEEMADPDADFDSLMDEMGKLQTEIDAANAWDLDAQLQQAMDALRCPPGETPVNVLSGGERRRVALCRLLLEAPDLLLLDEPTNHLDAESVLWLEQHLQQYAGAVIAVTHDRYFLDHVASWIAEVDRGRLYPYEGNYSTYLETKEKRLEVRGKKDQKLAKRLKDELEWVRSSAKGRQAKSKARLERYEEMASEAERTRKLDFEEIQIPPGPRLGSIVLEANNLQKGFDGRTLIDGLSFTLPRNGIVGIIGPNGVGKTTLFKTIVGLEPLDAGELKIGETVKISYVDQTRAGIDPEKSLWEVVSDGLDFIQVGNVEMPSRAYVSAFGFKGPDQQKLAGILSGGERNRLNLALTLKQGGNLLLLDEPTNDLDVETLGSLENALLQFPGCAVVITHDRWFLDRVATHILAYEGTQENPASWYWFEGNFESYEKNKVERLGIDASRPAATTYRKLTRD
- a CDS encoding single-stranded DNA-binding protein, which encodes MSNETFLTIRGFAGADPTVFHNESGRVTVVIRVGVTARNFDRRLNTYSDGTTAWYSVRCYGDLAENVSRSIHKGSPVLIRGRLSPRTWTDKDGRTRTDYAIAADSVAIDLNTGWATFVRTRKQSLEPIEGEPAHAASADDEAPPPSLDAMHGEEIAEPVEPELEESAAGVLQALA
- a CDS encoding GTPase, whose translation is MNGESDVETVPRASDHSVFPAAEPGSDAPNPAHTTMRDVQDRLQGLRRAMEAGSEYLDPFATARAKDELRRAESRLTAGMGLTVVSLVGGTGSGKSELFNTIAELQFSQVGDLRPTTTQASACVWNADATEVLDVLGVDPRRRIRHDSILTAGDNELDSLVLLDLPDHDSVAFEHSAIVDRLLPNSDVVIWVLDPQKYADHLIHDSYLARMRERKDHMIVVLNQIDLVPESGRQLLLDDVRRLLDEDGLDGVPAYAVSAKLRLGLDDVRAQLKLAVADTASGLSTAVAELDAIRVRLLTGVGACEPDIDGSGLQAATNEIVNASGIPAVAESLRQAGQIFGRPALAKPEQAAASMVAATRDSWLAHARVDLPPLWREAVSNAAPEPEKLRRAISTKVRAVPVPSVPVLSRVVVSVLGILLGLAAIVCAVVGIPSAVLGVRFALAVIGVAVAVGLWVLARRQKASRAGRVAEEYEEAARSAVAQTMSEQLVEPVAKILDQHRRTREALTA